The Chthoniobacterales bacterium genomic interval CCATGAGCGCATGCACGGCGTTGGCGATGCTCTGGTTGACTACTACGGCTTGGGCAAGGACGACCTGCTTCTCTGTTTCCACAGCTACGGTTTCAACCCGCCGACAATCGATTGCGCGCTGCGCGCCAAGGAGAAGGGCGCCCGGGTGGTCGGTATCTCCTCCAGCGATTGGGACCGGAACACGCCCAAGGATTTTCCTTTGCGCCACAGGAGCGGAAAGCACCTTTTCGACGTGGCCGACATCAAGCTCGAAAACTATGTCCCGTTCGGCGATACCGTCATTGAAGTCGAGGGGTTGGCGCAGCCGATCTCCGGCATTTCCAGCACGATCGACTTCTACATTGCGCACCGCCTTGAGATCGAATGCGTAAAGGCCTGCCTGGCCCGCGGCGTCGAACCGCCCGTCTGGCGAAGTGCGAATGTGGCGGGCGGCGATGAGTTCAACGCTGCTCTGCGCGCCAAATACAACTCACGGGTCAAATTCCTGTAAGTAATTGACCGGATCCGACCAAGACAAGGAGCACGATCATGGCTGTCAAAGAGACCGGAGTTAGTTATTACGGCATTTCCTACCCCGAGCATGCGCGGAGGGACTTTGAGGAAATGAGGGCGCACCATTGCACGGCGGTCCTCCTGGCGCTGACAGAGTTCGATATTTTTTTCTGGACCCGCAACATTCCAAAAATCGTCGATGAGGCAAAAAAGCGGGGATTGAAAGTCTATCTCAACACTTGGGGAGTGGGGAAATTCTTCGGCGGAGAGGCTCCCAGTCGCTTTCTCCAGGAGTGCCACCTGCACGACCGCCAGTGGACAGCGGTCGCCGGCGAACCTCTGGCCGCGGCTTCGCCCTCTTCCCCGGCCTTCCGCGAGTATTTCTGGGGCATTGTCGACCGCTTGGCCCGCGAATGCGATGCCGATGGCTTTTTCTGGGACGAACCGCATTACGCCATGCCGATCGACCCCGTCGGCTACCAGAGTACAACGGATTGGTCCTGTCGCAGCCCTATCACGCAGGAAATCTTCAAGCGCAAGTATGGCTACGAAATGCCACGCACTCTGACCGAGACCGTCCGCAAGTTCCGGCACGATCAAGCCAATGAAATCCTCTCGGAGGCTGGGCGCATTGCCAAATCCCGCAATCCTGCGCTGAGCATCACGCAGTGCAGTTTGCCGGCGGAGAACAACTATTACTTGTCTTACCAGCGCGGCTTCGACGACTGGGAGTCCATCGCGGCCAATCCGCTCTATGACATTTTTTCGACTTCGATTGTCGTGAGCTATGATGCGCCGATCGATGTGCATCGCCGACTCGCCGAGAAGACCGTCCGTCTGGCCCTCGCAAACGGCAAAATTCCGCAGCGATGGATCATGAGTTATTTCGACAGCCCCCGTGACATCAATTTCATCAAAGAGATCGCGCGCTGCTACGCTGCGGCCGGCATCGAGTCGATCTTCTCATGGACTTACCGGGCGGGTGCCGGAACTTTTCTGCAAGCCCCCGATCCGGAATTGGCTTGGAAAACTCTCGGTGAAGCCTACGGGGAAGTGCTTTCGCGCTGAAGCCGGCCAGCGTTCCCTGGGGCAGCTTGCACAAGTTTCAGCTTTCCAGCATCAATCTCGAGAAGTCCAAGGTCTTTCGGGGCCCGCAGGCTCGGTTTTTTTCGGAACTCAAAGCTCGACTCCGAAAATTGTGCGCAACTGGAAATCCGGTTGCCCCGAGATACCGGTTGCTTGGATCATGCCGGTGAACGTGGCGAAGTATCTGCCGAACTCAAGTGCGATGT includes:
- a CDS encoding sugar isomerase domain-containing protein — encoded protein: MFHGKLAAMKPSNQLFDSRFLDKFNELAARFESEQAGNLAKAAGWMADAIEQDRLIYLFGGGGHTCLVMQELFWRAGGLANLCPMIDFAIHPVTPAYMYLSHERMHGVGDALVDYYGLGKDDLLLCFHSYGFNPPTIDCALRAKEKGARVVGISSSDWDRNTPKDFPLRHRSGKHLFDVADIKLENYVPFGDTVIEVEGLAQPISGISSTIDFYIAHRLEIECVKACLARGVEPPVWRSANVAGGDEFNAALRAKYNSRVKFL